The following proteins are encoded in a genomic region of Kosakonia oryzae:
- a CDS encoding phage terminase large subunit family protein encodes MAKRASARVIRRDVSGILRAPRRMKVADAVSSYMRVPMGAGNSVPWDPNLAPYIIEPMNCLASREYDAVVFVGPARTGKTIGLIDGWIVYNIVCDPADMLVIQVSEEKAREHSKKRLDRTFRCSPEVKSRLSPRRNDNNVHDRTFRAGNYLKLGWPSVNIMSSSDYKSVALTDYDRFPEDIDGEGDAFSLGSKRTTTFMSGGMTLVESSPGRDIRDTKWRPATAHEAPPTTGILSLFNRGDRRRLYWQCPHCHEYFQPEIANMTGYRESPDPVLASEAAYLQCPACQGKITPEMKRDLNIRHVWLRDGEKIDRDGNRYGEPRRSRIASFWMEGPAAAYQTWAQMIYKFLTAEQEYEATQSEETLKTVVNTDFGRPYLPRASMEQRKSELLEQRAEIVPKRSVPDGVCFIAATVDVQAGKNRRFVVQVMGYGAQGERWIVDRYNIRQSLRINGDGESYQVDPSGYPEDWDLLLSDVFEKSWPLASDPTKRMRLMAMAVDSGGEDGVTDNAYKFWRKCRREGLGKRVFLFKGDSQRRAKLISRTFPDNTGRTARRAKAAGDVPLYLLQTDSLKDRVNNALWRDSPGPGYVHFPEWLGAWFYDELTYEERSADGKWSKPGRGANEAFDLLVYADALAILHGYEKIKWPDAPDWARRETWLEDAPPETGEATSPATATPDPVAKTRRKKPQSETENNPWATSGGWL; translated from the coding sequence ATGGCCAAACGGGCATCTGCCAGGGTGATCCGCCGCGATGTCTCCGGCATTTTACGTGCCCCGCGTCGTATGAAGGTGGCTGATGCGGTCAGTTCATACATGCGTGTGCCGATGGGCGCGGGTAACTCCGTTCCGTGGGATCCTAATCTTGCTCCCTATATTATCGAGCCGATGAATTGCCTTGCGTCCAGGGAATACGATGCGGTGGTGTTTGTCGGGCCTGCACGAACCGGCAAAACCATCGGCCTGATTGATGGCTGGATTGTATATAACATCGTCTGCGATCCGGCGGACATGCTGGTGATTCAGGTTTCAGAGGAGAAAGCGCGGGAACACTCCAAGAAACGCCTCGACCGCACCTTCCGCTGCAGCCCGGAGGTTAAATCACGGCTGAGTCCCCGCCGCAATGACAACAATGTCCATGACCGGACATTCCGGGCAGGTAACTACCTGAAACTCGGCTGGCCATCGGTCAATATCATGTCATCGTCGGATTATAAAAGCGTGGCCTTAACCGACTATGACCGCTTCCCCGAAGACATTGACGGGGAGGGCGATGCATTTTCCCTCGGTTCAAAGCGCACGACCACGTTTATGTCCGGCGGCATGACGCTCGTGGAAAGTTCACCCGGGCGCGACATTCGCGACACAAAATGGCGACCAGCAACCGCACATGAAGCGCCGCCAACAACCGGCATCTTGTCCCTGTTCAACCGTGGCGATCGCCGTCGCCTGTACTGGCAGTGCCCGCATTGCCACGAATATTTTCAGCCAGAAATTGCCAATATGACCGGCTACAGGGAATCGCCTGATCCCGTTCTGGCAAGTGAAGCCGCTTATCTCCAGTGCCCGGCATGCCAGGGAAAAATTACACCAGAGATGAAGCGCGATCTGAACATCCGGCATGTCTGGCTTCGCGACGGGGAAAAAATAGACCGGGACGGTAACCGGTATGGCGAACCGCGTCGCTCACGTATTGCTTCCTTCTGGATGGAGGGACCGGCAGCGGCTTACCAGACGTGGGCGCAGATGATTTACAAATTCCTGACAGCAGAGCAGGAGTATGAAGCAACACAGAGCGAAGAGACGTTAAAAACGGTGGTAAACACCGACTTTGGGCGGCCCTATCTCCCGCGCGCCAGCATGGAGCAGCGTAAAAGCGAACTGCTGGAGCAGCGGGCGGAGATTGTACCGAAACGGTCCGTCCCGGATGGCGTGTGTTTTATTGCGGCAACCGTCGATGTGCAGGCCGGGAAAAACCGCCGTTTCGTGGTTCAGGTCATGGGCTACGGTGCGCAGGGTGAGCGCTGGATTGTTGATCGCTACAACATCCGCCAGTCACTGCGCATTAACGGTGACGGTGAAAGTTATCAGGTTGACCCGTCGGGTTACCCGGAGGACTGGGATTTGCTTTTGAGCGATGTGTTTGAAAAATCCTGGCCGCTTGCCAGTGACCCGACAAAACGCATGCGGCTTATGGCAATGGCCGTTGACTCCGGTGGGGAGGATGGTGTTACCGACAACGCGTACAAATTCTGGCGTAAGTGCCGCCGGGAAGGCCTTGGCAAACGGGTGTTCCTGTTCAAAGGGGACAGCCAGCGCCGGGCTAAATTGATCTCCCGGACTTTTCCGGATAACACCGGAAGGACCGCGCGCCGGGCTAAAGCCGCCGGTGATGTTCCGCTTTATCTGCTCCAGACCGACTCCCTTAAGGATCGTGTGAATAACGCCCTGTGGCGGGACTCGCCGGGGCCGGGTTACGTCCATTTTCCTGAATGGCTGGGAGCGTGGTTTTACGACGAACTGACTTATGAGGAGCGTTCTGCTGATGGCAAATGGAGCAAACCCGGACGAGGCGCGAACGAAGCCTTTGACCTGCTGGTCTACGCCGATGCACTGGCGATCCTTCACGGCTACGAAAAGATTAAATGGCCGGATGCGCCAGACTGGGCACGGCGGGAAACGTGGCTGGAGGACGCGCCGCCGGAAACTGGCGAAGCGACATCCCCGGCGACTGCGACACCCGATCCGGTAGCCAAAACCCGGCGCAAGAAGCCGCAATCTGAAACAGAAAACAATCCGTGGGCTACGTCAGGAGGCTGGCTGTGA
- a CDS encoding phage portal protein, translated as MTILDDAIGIFSPAWKASRLRARAVIQAYEAARPSRTHKARRENRSANQLSQMGAASLREQARWLDNNNDLVIGIFDKLEERVVGANGIVVEPHPKMSNGKIAKKLVVDIRKKFAEWSVKPEVTGQFTRPMLERLMLRSWLRDGEVFAQMVSGTGNSLVPSARIPFWLEALEADFVPMTSDESLKLSQGVFLDDWGRPKAYQVYKILPVTGKQLDTKNVDAENMLHLKYTRRLHQTRGNSLLSGVLMRLSALKEYEDSELIAARIAAALGMYIKKGDGQSYDEDSAGKDDRELMIQPGMLYDDLQPGEEIGMIKSDRPNPNLETFRNGQLRAVAAGTRLSFSSTARNYNGTYSAQRQELVESTDGYLILQNWFIGAITRPMYRAWLKMAVASGEITVPRGTDMDTLYNAVYSGPVMPWIDPVKEANAWKTQIRGGAATESDWVRASGRNPDDVKARRKAEIDENKELGLVFDTDPSNDKGGTSAEVKEPGAPPSESQRKK; from the coding sequence ATGACCATTCTGGACGATGCAATCGGCATATTTTCTCCGGCATGGAAAGCGTCACGGCTGCGGGCCAGGGCAGTTATTCAGGCATACGAGGCGGCCCGGCCGTCACGGACACACAAGGCCCGCCGGGAAAATCGCTCGGCTAACCAGTTGAGCCAGATGGGGGCGGCCTCTCTGCGTGAGCAGGCCCGCTGGCTGGATAACAATAACGATCTGGTGATCGGCATCTTCGACAAGCTCGAAGAGCGGGTTGTGGGTGCCAACGGGATCGTTGTTGAGCCTCACCCGAAAATGAGCAACGGGAAGATTGCCAAAAAGCTGGTGGTGGATATCCGTAAAAAATTTGCCGAATGGTCCGTTAAGCCTGAGGTCACCGGCCAGTTTACCCGCCCCATGCTGGAGCGGCTCATGCTCCGCAGCTGGCTGAGGGATGGTGAAGTGTTTGCCCAGATGGTCAGCGGTACCGGCAACAGCCTTGTTCCGTCTGCACGGATCCCGTTCTGGCTTGAGGCGCTTGAGGCGGATTTTGTCCCGATGACCAGTGACGAATCCCTGAAACTGAGCCAGGGCGTTTTTCTGGATGACTGGGGACGCCCGAAAGCGTACCAGGTTTATAAAATCCTGCCCGTTACCGGGAAGCAACTCGATACGAAGAACGTTGATGCAGAAAACATGCTGCACCTGAAGTATACCCGCCGTCTACATCAGACCCGTGGCAATTCGTTGCTCTCCGGCGTGCTGATGCGGCTCAGCGCACTGAAAGAGTATGAGGATTCGGAGCTGATTGCCGCCCGGATTGCCGCCGCGCTGGGGATGTATATCAAAAAAGGGGACGGGCAAAGCTACGACGAAGACAGCGCCGGAAAGGATGACCGCGAGCTGATGATCCAGCCGGGCATGCTGTATGACGACCTGCAACCGGGTGAAGAGATTGGCATGATTAAATCAGACCGCCCCAATCCGAACCTGGAAACATTCCGCAACGGGCAGCTGCGTGCCGTCGCCGCCGGAACCCGCCTCAGCTTTTCGAGTACCGCACGAAACTACAACGGCACCTACAGCGCGCAGCGGCAGGAGCTGGTGGAGTCCACAGATGGCTATCTCATCCTGCAGAACTGGTTTATTGGCGCGATAACCCGCCCCATGTACCGGGCCTGGCTGAAAATGGCTGTGGCCTCCGGCGAAATCACGGTACCGCGCGGCACGGACATGGACACGCTTTATAACGCGGTTTATTCCGGCCCGGTGATGCCGTGGATTGACCCGGTCAAAGAGGCAAACGCCTGGAAAACACAAATCAGGGGTGGCGCGGCGACGGAATCTGACTGGGTGCGTGCCAGCGGGCGCAATCCGGACGATGTCAAAGCGCGCCGGAAGGCAGAAATCGATGAAAACAAAGAACTGGGGCTGGTGTTTGATACAGACCCTTCCAACGATAAAGGAGGCACCAGTGCCGAAGTCAAAGAACCGGGCGCCCCACCGTCCGAAAGCCAGCGCAAGAAGTAA
- a CDS encoding ClpP-like prohead protease/major capsid protein fusion protein, translated as MPKSKNRAPHRPKASARSNSWFRMQASGNSTADIFIYDEIGYWGVTAKQFVSDLKALGDVSLINLHINSPGGDVFDGISIFNALKHHGASITVHIDGLAASMASVIAMVGNPVIMPENTMMMVHKPWGFAGGDANDMRDYADLLDKVESVLIPAYAQKTGKSSEEIAALLEDETWMDGTECLALGFADQVTPSLQAMACIHSKRIEEFEKMPSSIRNMIVPPRNSTQRENPVPQNAPSAPAVADETAIRAQVLAEQKARVNGIGDLFAMFGGKHQELQARCVADPECSVEQAKDLLLAELGKTATPSNKTAPAHIYAGNGNFVGDGVRQALMVRAGYEKRDNENVFNGMTLRELARMSLTERGVGVASLNPMQMVGMAFTHSTSDFGNILLDVAHKSLLAGWAASEETFQLWTKKGDLSDFKVSHRVGLNDISALPQVREGAEYKYGTTSDRGEPIALATYGKLFSITRQAIINDDLNQLTGIPEKMGRAAKSTIGDLVYKVLTSNPKLSDGVALFHADHNNLSTGAISIASLDAARQLMRTQKDSESKHSLNIRPAFLLVPTALETLASQTIRSSSVKGADANSGVNNPLQNFADIVGEPRLDDADKAAWYLASAQGTDTIEVAYLNGVDTPYLDQMEGFTSDGIVNKVRIDAGVAPLDYRGLVKSSGK; from the coding sequence GTGCCGAAGTCAAAGAACCGGGCGCCCCACCGTCCGAAAGCCAGCGCAAGAAGTAACTCCTGGTTCCGTATGCAGGCCAGTGGGAACAGCACAGCTGATATTTTTATTTACGACGAAATTGGCTACTGGGGGGTAACGGCAAAACAGTTTGTCAGCGATTTAAAGGCGCTGGGCGACGTCAGCCTCATTAATCTTCACATCAATTCACCGGGTGGCGATGTCTTTGACGGCATCTCCATTTTTAATGCGCTGAAGCATCACGGTGCGTCCATCACTGTTCACATTGATGGTCTGGCTGCATCGATGGCCTCCGTCATTGCGATGGTCGGCAATCCCGTCATTATGCCGGAAAACACCATGATGATGGTTCATAAGCCCTGGGGCTTTGCAGGGGGTGATGCCAACGATATGCGCGATTACGCTGACCTGCTTGATAAGGTCGAATCCGTGCTTATTCCGGCTTATGCACAGAAAACTGGCAAATCCAGTGAAGAGATCGCCGCCTTACTGGAAGACGAAACCTGGATGGATGGCACGGAGTGCCTTGCCCTCGGTTTCGCCGATCAGGTTACCCCGTCATTGCAGGCGATGGCCTGTATCCATTCCAAACGTATCGAGGAATTTGAAAAGATGCCAAGCAGCATTCGTAATATGATCGTGCCGCCGCGCAACAGTACTCAGCGCGAAAATCCGGTACCGCAAAACGCCCCGTCAGCCCCTGCGGTCGCTGACGAAACGGCCATTCGCGCGCAGGTGCTCGCGGAGCAGAAAGCCCGTGTTAACGGCATCGGCGATCTTTTCGCGATGTTTGGCGGTAAACACCAGGAGCTTCAGGCCAGATGTGTTGCGGATCCTGAATGTTCCGTCGAGCAGGCCAAAGACCTGCTGCTGGCCGAGCTGGGAAAAACCGCCACCCCCTCCAACAAAACGGCGCCCGCACATATCTATGCCGGGAACGGCAATTTTGTGGGTGACGGCGTGCGTCAGGCGCTGATGGTTCGCGCCGGATACGAAAAACGTGATAATGAAAATGTGTTCAACGGCATGACACTGCGTGAGCTGGCGCGCATGTCGCTGACCGAGCGTGGTGTGGGTGTTGCATCCCTGAATCCGATGCAGATGGTGGGGATGGCCTTTACTCACAGCACTTCTGATTTTGGTAACATCCTGCTGGATGTCGCGCACAAGTCGCTGCTGGCGGGATGGGCTGCGTCCGAAGAAACCTTCCAGCTCTGGACGAAAAAGGGGGACTTGTCCGACTTCAAAGTATCTCACCGCGTCGGCCTCAATGATATTTCTGCGCTACCGCAGGTTCGCGAAGGTGCTGAATATAAATACGGCACGACCAGCGACCGGGGCGAGCCGATTGCGCTGGCGACCTACGGTAAGCTTTTCTCCATTACCCGCCAGGCGATTATCAATGACGATCTGAACCAGCTCACGGGCATTCCGGAAAAAATGGGGCGCGCGGCGAAATCCACCATCGGTGATCTGGTTTATAAGGTACTGACGTCGAACCCGAAACTTTCGGATGGCGTTGCGCTGTTCCACGCCGACCACAATAACCTGAGCACAGGCGCTATAAGTATCGCGAGCCTTGATGCGGCCCGACAGTTGATGCGTACCCAGAAAGACAGCGAGTCGAAACATTCCCTGAATATCCGCCCGGCATTCCTGCTTGTGCCGACGGCTCTGGAAACGCTCGCCAGCCAGACGATTCGATCGTCCAGCGTTAAAGGTGCCGATGCCAACTCCGGGGTAAACAACCCGTTGCAGAATTTCGCCGACATCGTTGGCGAGCCCCGTCTTGATGATGCGGATAAAGCTGCGTGGTATCTGGCATCTGCGCAGGGTACAGACACCATCGAAGTGGCGTATCTCAATGGTGTGGATACGCCGTACCTTGACCAGATGGAAGGCTTCACCTCTGACGGTATCGTCAACAAGGTCCGCATCGATGCCGGTGTGGCGCCGCTGGATTATCGCGGCCTGGTGAAGTCTTCCGGTAAATAA
- a CDS encoding DUF2190 family protein: MKNHIQDGHTISITNSGTDAILSGAPVTVGDMVAVAITTIKPGETGDGCAKGVMALPKLAADDIAQGKAVYLKDGQIQLDETSAVPAGKAWEPAVAGSTTVLVSINV; this comes from the coding sequence ATGAAAAATCATATTCAGGATGGACACACCATTTCGATAACCAACAGTGGGACGGATGCCATTCTCAGTGGCGCGCCGGTTACCGTTGGTGACATGGTTGCTGTGGCCATCACCACGATTAAACCTGGTGAAACGGGTGATGGCTGTGCAAAGGGGGTTATGGCGTTGCCCAAACTGGCGGCTGACGATATCGCCCAGGGCAAAGCGGTTTATCTGAAAGACGGCCAGATCCAGCTTGATGAAACCAGTGCAGTACCGGCCGGTAAGGCATGGGAGCCTGCCGTGGCTGGCAGTACGACCGTACTGGTCAGCATTAATGTCTAA
- a CDS encoding DNA breaking-rejoining protein, producing MSNPFDQMVARMDAATTRQMGRTVTINGNDYDAVESQFMAEMGPVLGEGLSLVVFSDQYQPRRDDVVTWRGEQYRVTRHQAFNNKPQIWIE from the coding sequence ATGTCTAATCCCTTTGATCAGATGGTGGCGCGCATGGATGCGGCGACCACCCGGCAAATGGGCCGGACTGTCACCATCAACGGCAACGATTATGATGCGGTTGAAAGCCAGTTTATGGCTGAGATGGGGCCGGTGCTGGGCGAGGGGCTTTCACTGGTTGTGTTCAGCGACCAGTATCAGCCCCGGCGCGACGATGTCGTTACCTGGAGAGGAGAGCAATACCGCGTTACCCGTCACCAGGCCTTCAATAACAAGCCGCAAATCTGGATTGAGTAG
- a CDS encoding phage tail protein: MSIRGLEQAIQNLESISKTAVPRASAQAVNRIASRAVSRSVRTVAAAEKLPQKLIKQRARVKKATVRKPVATIRVNRGNLPAIKLGTASVRLSRNKKDARGASSILRIGKYSFPGAFIQQLANGRWHVLRRTTKNRYPIEVVSIPLAAPLTDAFGREVRALHESDLPKEMAAALKNQLRLILK, encoded by the coding sequence ATGTCCATCAGAGGGCTTGAGCAGGCGATACAAAATCTGGAGAGCATCAGCAAAACTGCCGTTCCGCGTGCATCTGCCCAGGCGGTTAACCGTATTGCTTCACGGGCTGTATCCCGTAGTGTCAGGACCGTGGCCGCAGCTGAGAAGCTTCCCCAGAAGCTGATCAAACAACGCGCCCGCGTCAAAAAAGCCACCGTCCGGAAGCCCGTGGCGACCATCCGCGTCAACCGTGGCAATTTGCCTGCCATCAAACTGGGTACTGCCAGCGTGCGTTTGTCCCGCAACAAAAAGGATGCCCGTGGGGCCAGCAGCATTCTCCGGATCGGGAAATATTCGTTTCCGGGTGCCTTTATCCAGCAACTCGCTAACGGTCGCTGGCATGTGCTGAGGCGTACAACGAAAAACCGTTACCCGATAGAGGTGGTCAGCATCCCCCTTGCGGCTCCACTGACTGATGCCTTTGGCAGGGAGGTCCGTGCACTGCATGAATCGGATCTGCCGAAGGAGATGGCCGCCGCACTCAAAAACCAGCTGAGGCTCATTCTCAAATGA
- the gpU gene encoding phage tail terminator protein codes for MIHTEIRSSVITALREVAPPGTTFFDGRPAFIDATDLPAIAVYISGAECSESQLDGEMWSAELHIEVFLKATEPDTALDTWVESRIHPVMADIPALDSLTETLLPVGYDYQRDDEATTWGSVDLRYSITYQM; via the coding sequence ATGATTCATACCGAAATCCGTTCCTCGGTCATTACCGCTCTCAGGGAGGTAGCACCACCCGGCACGACGTTTTTTGACGGGCGGCCCGCCTTTATTGACGCCACTGATTTACCTGCGATCGCTGTGTATATCTCCGGTGCCGAGTGCTCAGAGTCGCAGCTGGATGGCGAGATGTGGAGTGCGGAGCTGCATATCGAGGTATTTCTCAAGGCAACAGAGCCCGACACCGCGCTGGACACTTGGGTTGAAAGCCGTATTCATCCTGTGATGGCTGATATTCCGGCGCTTGACTCGCTTACCGAAACGTTATTGCCGGTCGGCTATGACTATCAGCGTGATGATGAGGCCACGACCTGGGGATCGGTTGATCTCAGATATTCAATTACCTACCAAATGTGA
- a CDS encoding phage tail protein, producing MMAKSPTEPVKGAGTTLWIYNGIGDPYANPLSDIDWTRLAKIKELTPGDMTAESYDDSYLDDEDADWSSTAQGTKSAGDTSFTLAWKPGESGQQDLVNWFNNGEERVYKIKYPNGTVDVFKGWASSLGKAIPSNEVITRTAKITNNGKPSLAEDQRDPVVAVTGVTMDKTTDAINVGDSGTATVTVAPAGATDKSFRVASSNPAIVTVTADGSTLTYKGESAGMADIIVMTNDGQLVAQLQIVVS from the coding sequence ATTATGGCGAAATCGCCTACTGAACCGGTTAAGGGTGCCGGTACAACGCTGTGGATCTATAACGGGATCGGCGATCCCTACGCCAATCCGCTGTCCGATATCGACTGGACCCGGCTGGCGAAAATTAAAGAGCTGACACCGGGCGATATGACGGCAGAGTCCTACGACGACAGTTACCTCGATGATGAGGATGCCGACTGGTCGTCCACGGCGCAGGGAACAAAATCAGCCGGTGATACCAGTTTTACGCTGGCCTGGAAGCCGGGAGAATCCGGACAACAGGATCTGGTTAACTGGTTTAACAACGGTGAAGAGCGTGTGTACAAAATTAAGTATCCCAACGGCACTGTTGACGTGTTCAAAGGGTGGGCCAGCAGCCTTGGCAAAGCTATTCCCTCCAACGAAGTTATTACCCGTACGGCGAAAATCACCAATAACGGTAAACCGTCTCTGGCGGAAGACCAGCGTGATCCTGTTGTCGCCGTCACCGGCGTGACGATGGATAAGACCACTGATGCCATTAATGTGGGGGATAGCGGCACCGCGACGGTTACTGTTGCACCGGCTGGCGCCACGGATAAATCCTTCCGTGTCGCTTCCAGTAATCCGGCCATCGTGACGGTTACCGCAGATGGCTCAACACTCACTTATAAAGGCGAATCGGCCGGTATGGCGGACATCATCGTGATGACCAATGACGGCCAGCTTGTCGCGCAGCTTCAGATTGTCGTTTCCTGA
- the gpG gene encoding phage tail assembly chaperone G — protein MFLKTVTFEFNGEETVLYELSALQRIEYIGYLATVSKEIPADGDEALRTQMASIVGVKVASRLVAMSRWQANITGPSVDELQQQVMSTWPLPAISQAELVVLEMSQMLPPAKEGADEDESVGEENATPEKSTPVS, from the coding sequence ATGTTTCTGAAAACTGTAACATTTGAGTTCAACGGCGAAGAGACCGTTCTCTATGAACTCTCCGCACTTCAGCGCATTGAGTATATTGGCTATCTCGCCACCGTCTCAAAGGAGATCCCGGCTGATGGTGATGAGGCCCTGCGCACACAGATGGCTTCTATTGTCGGCGTAAAAGTCGCGTCCAGGCTGGTGGCCATGTCACGCTGGCAGGCCAATATCACTGGCCCGTCGGTTGATGAGCTGCAGCAACAGGTGATGTCCACATGGCCGCTTCCGGCAATCAGCCAGGCAGAACTTGTTGTGCTGGAGATGTCGCAGATGCTTCCCCCTGCAAAGGAAGGCGCTGATGAGGATGAGTCCGTCGGGGAAGAAAACGCCACACCGGAAAAGTCCACGCCAGTGAGCTGA
- a CDS encoding phage tail assembly protein T, with the protein MKLAREFGRPDWRAMLSAMSSTELAEWGDFYRVQLFSNDLLDNHFACLSHLVVDMMCKDHGLTPADFSLLNPLKPFPEQDDETMMHLAEGISGGKRYGPASG; encoded by the coding sequence ATGAAGCTGGCGCGCGAGTTTGGCAGGCCGGACTGGCGCGCGATGCTTTCTGCAATGTCTTCCACTGAACTGGCAGAGTGGGGGGATTTTTACCGCGTTCAGCTTTTCAGTAATGATCTGCTCGATAACCACTTCGCCTGCCTGAGCCATCTTGTCGTCGACATGATGTGCAAAGACCACGGTCTTACCCCTGCTGATTTCAGTCTTCTTAACCCCCTAAAACCTTTCCCTGAACAGGATGACGAAACAATGATGCATCTTGCGGAGGGGATATCCGGAGGAAAACGTTATGGCCCAGCCAGTGGGTGA